The following are from one region of the Stigmatella ashevillena genome:
- a CDS encoding serine/threonine protein kinase produces MSTGKFGIPRGTILFEMDGIQYEFREDLGEVRRGISHLVARQRIDGRPSRKVLLKAVGPSSGPLLTRILRARAKLEEQVRLAKYLDHPGILRVHGLKKTEEAWYVLTEFPDGNSLSTLINIVIECRRWYTPLFAMYVGARLADVLEYAHTMKDEQENPLNIVHRAINVDHVFLDWNGIVRISDFGLSLSDLPGRVPSTAQRLLGDGFYSSPEMLLGKRIDARADLFSIGVIMLELATGKNLLYAPDELTATVKASLSSRQLRRVTRAVERAQLSRGNRMAGDAVWRAATYTEADVERYTASLPQGLRVTLRKLLHPELEKRYQTAGELVVDLLHWLGELVFSPADAVEEMTRTMDEASKRWACEGVEGSISARRREHITTA; encoded by the coding sequence ATGTCGACAGGCAAATTCGGAATTCCGAGGGGGACGATTCTCTTCGAGATGGACGGCATTCAGTATGAGTTCCGCGAAGACTTGGGGGAGGTCCGGCGCGGGATTAGTCATCTGGTGGCAAGGCAACGCATCGACGGGCGCCCTAGCCGGAAGGTGCTGCTAAAGGCGGTGGGCCCTTCAAGCGGCCCTCTGCTCACGAGGATCCTGCGCGCAAGGGCGAAGCTGGAAGAGCAGGTGCGCTTGGCCAAGTATCTCGACCACCCTGGGATCCTTCGGGTCCACGGACTGAAAAAGACCGAAGAGGCATGGTACGTGCTCACCGAGTTTCCGGACGGAAACAGCTTGAGCACCTTGATCAACATCGTAATTGAGTGCCGCCGTTGGTACACGCCGCTATTCGCTATGTATGTCGGCGCCCGGTTAGCGGATGTGCTTGAGTACGCGCACACCATGAAGGACGAGCAGGAGAACCCCTTGAACATCGTTCACCGGGCCATCAATGTGGATCATGTCTTTCTGGACTGGAACGGCATTGTCCGGATTTCTGACTTCGGACTGTCCCTTTCAGATTTGCCGGGCCGCGTACCTTCCACCGCTCAACGCTTGCTTGGGGATGGCTTCTACTCCTCGCCGGAAATGCTCCTAGGCAAGCGTATTGACGCGCGAGCTGATCTCTTCTCGATCGGTGTGATCATGCTCGAACTGGCAACCGGGAAGAACCTGCTCTATGCGCCGGATGAGCTGACGGCAACGGTGAAGGCGTCCCTCTCCTCGAGACAGCTCCGCCGTGTCACGCGCGCCGTTGAACGGGCTCAGCTTTCAAGAGGCAACCGCATGGCGGGGGATGCGGTCTGGCGCGCGGCGACCTACACGGAAGCGGACGTCGAGCGGTACACGGCCAGTCTCCCTCAGGGCCTGCGCGTGACGCTCCGCAAGCTCCTCCATCCCGAGCTGGAGAAGCGCTATCAGACAGCGGGGGAGCTGGTGGTCGACCTGCTCCATTGGCTCGGAGAGCTGGTCTTTAGCCCTGCCGATGCGGTCGAGGAAATGACACGCACCATGGATGAGGCTTCGAAGCGCTGGGCCTGCGAGGGAGTGGAGGGGTCGATCTCCGCGAGGCGCCGGGAGCACATTACTACGGCCTAG
- a CDS encoding fucose-binding lectin II, with amino-acid sequence MSKAYALTRTNVAEIVLPTSAKVHVKAKTNSKNTQRIALKDKSGDVDLLFSGTGEGNSIIGDATFTGDSNSVLNATFEYSEGSGVFKPAKLNTGGPYEIGQYNLMIVVAENGDDSDYNDSILEFSWYTPKD; translated from the coding sequence ATGTCCAAGGCCTATGCTCTCACCAGAACCAATGTCGCCGAGATCGTCCTGCCAACCAGTGCGAAAGTGCACGTCAAGGCGAAAACCAACTCAAAGAACACACAGAGGATCGCCCTCAAGGACAAAAGCGGGGATGTCGATCTCTTGTTCAGTGGCACCGGTGAAGGCAACAGCATAATTGGTGACGCGACATTTACCGGCGATTCAAATTCAGTCCTCAATGCAACGTTCGAATATTCCGAGGGCTCGGGGGTTTTCAAGCCCGCCAAACTGAACACCGGTGGTCCTTATGAGATTGGGCAGTACAACCTAATGATCGTCGTCGCCGAGAATGGGGATGACTCCGATTACAACGACAGCATCCTTGAGTTCAGTTGGTACACACCCAAGGATTAA
- a CDS encoding IS630 family transposase, translated as MLPVPVVRGSFPPLQRVEVERLACCEPAGVGLHMTHWSTRSLARAAQLRGIASTLSHSTVALILRDAELQPHRWRYWKTPTPDGTFRAKAAKVLWCYENAHSLAERGEVVLCVDEKPNIQALERRCLSRSMKPGLIQHQEFEYVRHGTVNFLAKLVVHTGKMRGWCLEHNDSAGLRAVLPQLLWEHRQARRIHLIWDAGSSHIAHPTRSFLSSYYPQVRVLFTPAHASWLDQAELLLRACGARYLQRGDWASRSELIEHLNASWPEYNRLYAHPFTWSWTRTQMHRWVDRYRS; from the coding sequence ATGCTCCCCGTTCCGGTCGTCCGCGGGAGCTTTCCCCCCCTGCAGCGAGTGGAGGTGGAGCGCCTGGCATGCTGCGAACCAGCCGGCGTCGGGCTGCACATGACCCACTGGTCCACTCGTAGTCTGGCGCGTGCTGCCCAGCTCCGGGGGATTGCCTCCACCCTCTCCCACTCCACCGTCGCGCTCATCCTTCGCGATGCCGAACTGCAACCCCACCGCTGGCGCTACTGGAAGACACCGACTCCAGACGGCACCTTTCGCGCCAAGGCCGCCAAGGTCCTCTGGTGCTACGAGAATGCTCACTCCCTGGCTGAGCGAGGCGAGGTTGTGTTGTGCGTGGACGAAAAGCCCAACATCCAAGCTCTGGAGCGGCGCTGCCTCTCACGCTCGATGAAGCCGGGCCTCATCCAGCACCAGGAGTTCGAGTACGTGCGCCACGGCACGGTGAACTTCTTGGCTAAACTGGTGGTGCATACCGGCAAGATGCGCGGCTGGTGTCTGGAGCACAACGACAGCGCCGGCCTGCGGGCGGTTCTGCCCCAACTGTTGTGGGAGCACCGCCAGGCCCGTCGCATTCACCTCATCTGGGATGCGGGCTCCAGCCACATTGCCCACCCGACGCGTTCGTTCCTCAGCAGCTACTACCCTCAGGTTCGAGTGCTCTTCACTCCGGCCCATGCCTCCTGGCTCGACCAAGCCGAGTTGCTGCTGCGCGCCTGCGGGGCGCGCTACCTTCAGCGGGGCGACTGGGCCAGCCGCTCCGAACTCATCGAGCACCTCAACGCAAGCTGGCCCGAGTACAACCGTCTCTATGCCCACCCGTTCACTTGGTCCTGGACTCGGACCCAGATGCACCGGTGGGTGGATCGTTACCGGTCCTGA